A genomic stretch from Amycolatopsis sp. 195334CR includes:
- a CDS encoding PLP-dependent cysteine synthase family protein — protein MLTKKNAGAFARPENGTHGSPALLVGDTPVLWVEDLLGTTGRGFWAKLEGMNPGGMKDRPALHMVEKAKERGDLRAGAPIVESTSGTLGLGLALAGAAHGHPVTLVADPGLEPIVRHLLLAYGAEVDLVERPHPAGGWQQARRDRVQRHLARWPGAWCPDQYHNPDNVTGYASLAGELAAQLGEIDILVCSVGTGGHSAGTYRHLRPRYPDLRLVGVDTIGSTIFGQPAAPRLMRGLGSSIYPRNVDYPAFSEVHWVAPAEAVWACRRLALTRHVSGGWSVGAVALVAGWLARTEPPGTRIAAVFPDGPQRYFDTIYNDEYCRAHDLLGHQPRPHPDTVDSPATATFSRWTRSTSVADPVAEVAR, from the coding sequence TTGCTCACGAAGAAGAACGCGGGCGCTTTCGCGCGCCCGGAAAACGGTACGCACGGCTCGCCCGCCCTGCTCGTCGGCGACACCCCGGTGCTGTGGGTCGAAGACCTGCTCGGCACCACCGGCCGCGGGTTCTGGGCCAAGCTGGAGGGGATGAACCCCGGCGGCATGAAGGACCGCCCGGCGCTGCACATGGTCGAGAAGGCGAAGGAACGCGGGGACCTGCGGGCGGGCGCGCCCATCGTCGAATCCACCAGCGGCACCCTCGGGCTCGGCCTGGCGCTGGCCGGCGCCGCCCACGGCCACCCGGTGACCCTGGTCGCCGATCCCGGGCTGGAACCGATCGTCCGGCACCTGCTGCTCGCCTACGGTGCCGAGGTCGACCTGGTGGAGCGGCCGCACCCGGCCGGGGGCTGGCAGCAGGCCCGGCGCGACCGGGTCCAGCGGCACCTCGCCCGGTGGCCGGGCGCGTGGTGCCCGGACCAGTACCACAACCCCGACAACGTCACCGGGTACGCGTCGCTGGCCGGCGAACTGGCCGCGCAGCTGGGCGAGATCGACATCCTGGTGTGCTCGGTGGGCACCGGCGGCCACTCCGCCGGGACCTACCGCCACCTGCGCCCCCGGTACCCGGACCTGCGGCTGGTCGGGGTGGACACGATCGGCTCGACGATCTTCGGGCAGCCCGCGGCGCCGCGGCTGATGCGCGGGCTCGGGTCGAGCATCTACCCGCGCAACGTCGACTACCCCGCCTTCTCCGAGGTGCACTGGGTGGCCCCGGCCGAAGCGGTGTGGGCCTGCCGCAGGCTCGCGCTGACGCGGCACGTCTCCGGCGGCTGGAGCGTGGGCGCGGTGGCGCTGGTCGCCGGGTGGCTGGCCAGGACGGAACCGCCGGGCACCCGGATCGCCGCGGTGTTCCCGGACGGGCCGCAGCGGTACTTCGACACGATCTACAACGACGAGTACTGCCGCGCGCACGACCTGCTCGGGCACCAGCCGCGCCCGCATCCGGACACTGTGGACAGTCCGGCGACGGCCACCTTCTCGCGCTGGACGCGGTCGACGTCGGTGGCCGATCCGGTGGCGGAGGTGGCCAGGTGA
- a CDS encoding MFS transporter: protein MTGFLARFRSFGRPSQVLMLNQFGINLGFYSLMPYLAAYLSGQLALAAWLVGLLLGARNFAQQGLFLVGGTLADRFGAKPLIVAGCVLRTAGFALLALVESPVTLLIASVAIGFAGALFNPAVRAYLAADAGERRVEAFAVFNVFYQAGILAGPVAGLALTAVDFRLTCLVAAVVFAVLAVFQWRALPAGEVREAPVRALASWRRIAGNRTFVRFSLVMVGSYVLSFQMYLALPMEAVRVAGPGTAGTALTTVLFAVSGGLAIVLQLKVVGWCRDRWSPGGCLSLGMVVMAVAFVLPLTTARAGAWVAAVALVVSAALLALGTAVVFPFEMDAIVRLSGDSLVATHYGFYSTVVGVGILLGNLGTGAVFDVAREAGWPEAPWFGLVVIGALGALALRRLDLRRVSPAAAGSS from the coding sequence GTGACCGGGTTCCTCGCCCGGTTCCGGTCGTTCGGCAGGCCGAGCCAGGTCCTGATGCTCAACCAGTTCGGCATCAACCTCGGGTTCTACTCGCTGATGCCGTACCTGGCCGCGTACCTGTCCGGGCAGCTGGCATTGGCGGCCTGGCTGGTCGGGCTGTTGCTCGGCGCGCGGAACTTCGCGCAGCAGGGCCTGTTCCTGGTCGGCGGCACGCTCGCGGACCGGTTCGGGGCCAAACCGCTGATCGTCGCGGGCTGCGTGCTGCGCACGGCCGGGTTCGCCCTGCTGGCGCTGGTGGAATCGCCGGTCACGCTGCTGATCGCGTCGGTGGCCATCGGCTTCGCCGGCGCGTTGTTCAACCCGGCCGTGCGGGCCTACCTCGCCGCGGACGCGGGGGAGCGGCGGGTCGAGGCGTTCGCCGTGTTCAACGTGTTCTACCAGGCGGGGATCCTGGCCGGCCCGGTCGCCGGGCTGGCGCTGACCGCGGTCGACTTCCGGTTGACCTGCCTGGTGGCCGCGGTGGTCTTCGCCGTGCTGGCGGTGTTCCAGTGGCGCGCGCTGCCCGCGGGGGAGGTGCGCGAGGCGCCGGTGCGGGCGCTGGCGTCGTGGCGCCGGATCGCCGGGAATCGGACCTTCGTGCGGTTCTCGCTGGTCATGGTCGGGTCGTACGTGCTGTCGTTCCAGATGTACCTGGCGCTGCCGATGGAGGCGGTGCGGGTGGCCGGTCCCGGTACCGCGGGGACCGCGCTGACCACGGTGCTGTTCGCGGTGTCCGGCGGGCTGGCGATCGTGCTGCAGCTGAAGGTGGTCGGCTGGTGCCGGGACCGGTGGTCGCCGGGCGGGTGCCTGTCGCTCGGCATGGTGGTGATGGCGGTGGCCTTCGTGCTGCCGCTGACCACCGCGCGGGCCGGGGCGTGGGTCGCCGCGGTGGCGCTGGTGGTGTCGGCCGCCCTGCTGGCGCTGGGCACGGCGGTGGTGTTCCCGTTCGAGATGGACGCCATCGTGCGGTTGTCCGGTGATTCGCTGGTGGCCACGCACTACGGCTTCTACAGCACCGTGGTCGGGGTCGGGATCCTGCTGGGCAACCTGGGCACCGGCGCGGTCTTCGACGTGGCACGGGAGGCGGGCTGGCCGGAGGCACCCTGGTTCGGCCTGGTGGTGATCGGCGCCCTGGGCGCGCTGGCCCTGCGGCGCCTGGACCTCAGGCGGGTTTCACCGGCTGCCGCAGGATCGTCCTGA
- a CDS encoding GyrI-like domain-containing protein yields the protein MLTDGELTVLGLLVEQPRHGYDLERVIEERGVRAWTALGFSSIYYVLDKLAKRDLIEPTGAPAKGKARVTFRATAAGRELCAAATREALASLTPARARVLIGMANSPALAEREVAAGLTQRLAALRAQLAEVRAARSAQEPLPFAASAIFDHSEAMLRADVGWTESTLGALAKETAVDKYDAKKARKQLYSAPAKEFTVVEVPELPYLAIDGSGDPNTSAEYATAVEALYSTAYTLKFAAKKALGQDFVVGPLEGLWRADDPGVFLSRRKDQWEWTMMISLPPWVTGEMVDSAVETVAAKKGLPAVGLRTLAEGTCVQILHLGSYDDETPTLARLHREYLPAHGFTFNGDHHEIYLSDPRRTEPAKLRTILRQPVKPA from the coding sequence GTGCTGACCGATGGGGAGCTGACCGTGCTCGGGTTGCTCGTCGAGCAGCCCCGGCACGGATACGACCTGGAACGCGTGATCGAGGAGCGGGGCGTGCGCGCGTGGACGGCGCTCGGCTTCTCCTCCATCTACTACGTGCTCGACAAACTGGCGAAGCGCGACCTGATCGAACCGACCGGCGCGCCCGCGAAGGGCAAGGCACGCGTGACCTTCCGCGCCACGGCGGCGGGCCGTGAACTGTGCGCCGCCGCGACTCGCGAAGCGCTGGCGTCGCTGACCCCGGCTCGGGCGCGGGTACTGATCGGGATGGCCAACAGTCCCGCGTTGGCGGAGCGGGAAGTGGCGGCCGGGCTGACGCAGCGCCTGGCGGCGTTGCGGGCACAGCTGGCCGAGGTGCGGGCGGCCCGATCGGCGCAGGAACCCTTGCCCTTCGCGGCTTCCGCGATCTTCGACCACAGCGAAGCCATGCTCAGGGCGGACGTGGGCTGGACCGAATCCACACTGGGCGCACTGGCGAAGGAGACCGCGGTGGACAAGTACGACGCCAAGAAGGCCCGCAAGCAGCTCTATTCGGCGCCCGCCAAGGAGTTCACCGTGGTCGAGGTGCCCGAACTGCCGTACCTCGCGATCGACGGCAGCGGCGACCCGAACACCTCGGCCGAGTACGCGACCGCCGTCGAAGCCTTGTACAGCACGGCGTACACGCTGAAGTTCGCCGCGAAGAAGGCACTCGGGCAGGACTTCGTGGTGGGCCCGCTGGAGGGGTTGTGGCGAGCCGACGACCCCGGCGTGTTCCTCTCCCGCCGCAAGGACCAGTGGGAGTGGACGATGATGATCAGCCTGCCGCCGTGGGTGACCGGGGAAATGGTCGATTCCGCGGTCGAAACCGTCGCGGCGAAGAAGGGACTCCCGGCGGTCGGACTGCGCACCCTCGCCGAAGGAACCTGCGTGCAGATCCTGCACCTCGGCTCGTACGACGACGAAACCCCGACGCTGGCGCGCCTCCACCGGGAGTACCTCCCCGCCCACGGCTTCACCTTCAACGGCGACCACCACGAGATCTACCTCAGCGATCCCCGCCGCACCGAACCGGCGAAGCTCAGGACGATCCTGCGGCAGCCGGTGAAACCCGCCTGA
- a CDS encoding NAD(P)-binding domain-containing protein: MIKFSATLGVIGTGAIAQDIVDGLGDTAEAVFLSPRNARTAQALADRHAHVRVCADNQAVVDAAPLLLLAVRPDQVPDALAGLRVPDDRVLVSAVAGWTAEALRTRLGTDPTIVRSIPLPAVRRREGVTALYPAHPAAEELFGRLGGTVVAESAAVFDALSAATASISTYLNYVDTVAAWIAGQGMEPEAAETYVRSMFTGVSAALADHRTTLPELAKAHETPRGNNEALRTKWFTAQNRAALEEALEHVRERVTRPR; encoded by the coding sequence GTGATCAAGTTCTCCGCCACCCTCGGCGTCATCGGCACGGGCGCCATCGCCCAGGACATCGTCGACGGGCTCGGCGACACCGCCGAGGCCGTCTTCCTCTCCCCGCGCAACGCCCGGACCGCTCAGGCACTGGCCGACCGGCATGCCCACGTCCGGGTCTGCGCGGACAACCAGGCCGTCGTCGACGCGGCCCCGTTGCTCCTGCTCGCCGTCCGGCCCGACCAGGTGCCGGACGCCCTCGCCGGGCTGCGCGTACCGGACGACCGGGTCCTCGTCAGCGCGGTCGCGGGCTGGACCGCCGAAGCGCTGCGTACCCGGCTCGGCACCGACCCGACGATCGTGCGTTCGATCCCGCTCCCGGCGGTGCGCCGGCGCGAGGGCGTCACCGCGCTGTACCCGGCGCACCCGGCCGCGGAGGAGTTGTTCGGCCGCCTCGGGGGCACGGTGGTGGCCGAGTCCGCCGCCGTCTTCGACGCCCTGTCCGCCGCGACGGCGTCGATCTCCACCTACCTGAACTACGTGGACACCGTCGCCGCGTGGATCGCCGGTCAGGGCATGGAGCCGGAGGCCGCGGAGACCTACGTGCGGAGCATGTTCACCGGGGTCAGCGCCGCACTGGCCGACCACCGCACCACCCTGCCGGAACTCGCCAAGGCCCACGAGACCCCGCGAGGCAACAACGAGGCTCTGCGCACGAAGTGGTTCACCGCGCAGAACCGGGCCGCGCTGGAGGAGGCACTGGAGCACGTTCGCGAGCGGGTGACCCGGCCGCGTTAA
- a CDS encoding Lrp/AsnC family transcriptional regulator codes for MSPRKRPLDDLDRRLLDLLQADADQTLRRLGNEVGLSPSAVQRRITGYKSAGLLRTVAVIDPEHAPALAQALVMLTLVEESHEHHQRIADRLRARPEVQQCYTLSGRWDYAVLVTAASIRHLRDLCDVLFKRDKNIRRYDTMFLLDTVKAGTALPSELLLP; via the coding sequence GTGAGCCCCCGGAAGCGACCGCTGGACGACCTCGACCGGCGCCTGCTGGACCTGCTGCAGGCCGACGCGGACCAGACGCTGCGCCGGCTCGGGAACGAGGTCGGCCTCTCGCCCAGCGCGGTGCAGCGGCGCATCACCGGCTACAAGTCCGCCGGGCTGCTGCGGACCGTCGCGGTCATCGATCCCGAGCACGCCCCCGCGCTGGCGCAGGCGCTCGTCATGCTGACGCTGGTCGAGGAATCCCACGAGCACCACCAGCGCATCGCGGACCGGCTGCGCGCGCGGCCGGAGGTCCAGCAGTGCTACACCCTCTCGGGCCGCTGGGACTACGCCGTGCTGGTCACCGCCGCCTCGATCCGGCACCTGCGGGACCTTTGCGACGTTCTGTTCAAAAGGGACAAGAACATCCGCCGGTACGACACGATGTTCCTGCTCGACACGGTCAAGGCCGGGACCGCGCTGCCGAGCGAACTCCTGCTGCCCTGA
- a CDS encoding AAA family ATPase, protein MMAGRGFREELTQLLQARYPLLVVETHEEQRVVREIRAIAEDGSRLRTPRRVHVWSSITGLTPAGGGAPVPETRAASAALERVHSWNEPGVFVFVDLHPSLVSEGGHRPDPEVVRRLRELAATLKTRPVPLTVILVSPSLKVPAELEHDATVIDFPLPDHQQIGELLDGMVNAHRQQVRIGITRDDRDRFIAAARGLTLPEAENAFARALVEGGGLDPGDLELILAEKRQAVRRSGMLDIVPAEVGFDSVGGLERLKRWLTKRSGTWTPAAAAYNLSAPKGLLLTGVPGCGKSLSAVCVASMWRLPLLRLDLGRVFAGLVGSSEKNMRAVIRTAEGIAPCVLWVDEIEKGLAGAGGGGDGGTARRVFGTFLSWMQEKTAPVFVMATANQVDSLPPEFLRKGRFDEIFFVDLPSAAERAVIWRIHLRKRVTDEFVGSELPMTDALFAELAACSDGYSGAEIEQAVLSGLVDAFAEQRPLRRDDLVHAVKTTVPLSVTQADEILAIRNWAQTRAVAATDDGTAAAPVPEPVPVPPEPAEPPRGRTIDV, encoded by the coding sequence ATGATGGCTGGCCGGGGGTTTCGCGAAGAGCTGACCCAGTTGCTGCAGGCGCGCTACCCGCTGCTCGTGGTCGAGACGCACGAGGAACAGCGCGTGGTGCGGGAGATCCGCGCGATCGCCGAGGACGGGTCGCGGCTGCGCACCCCGCGCCGGGTGCACGTGTGGTCCTCGATCACCGGGCTGACCCCGGCCGGGGGCGGCGCGCCGGTGCCGGAGACCAGGGCCGCCTCCGCGGCACTGGAGCGGGTGCACAGCTGGAACGAGCCCGGCGTGTTCGTTTTTGTCGACCTGCACCCGTCGCTGGTGTCCGAGGGCGGGCACCGGCCCGATCCGGAGGTGGTGCGCCGGTTGCGCGAGCTGGCCGCCACGCTCAAGACGCGCCCGGTGCCGCTGACCGTCATCCTGGTCTCGCCCTCGCTGAAGGTGCCCGCCGAGCTGGAGCACGACGCGACCGTCATCGACTTCCCGCTGCCCGACCACCAGCAGATCGGCGAACTGCTCGACGGCATGGTCAACGCGCACCGCCAGCAGGTGCGCATCGGCATCACCCGTGACGACCGGGACCGGTTCATCGCCGCGGCCCGCGGGCTGACCCTGCCCGAGGCGGAGAACGCCTTCGCCCGCGCACTGGTCGAAGGCGGCGGGCTGGACCCCGGCGACCTGGAGCTGATCCTGGCCGAGAAGCGCCAGGCCGTGCGCCGCTCCGGCATGCTCGACATCGTGCCCGCCGAAGTGGGCTTCGACTCGGTCGGCGGCCTCGAACGGCTCAAGCGCTGGCTGACCAAGCGCAGCGGCACCTGGACCCCGGCCGCGGCGGCGTACAACCTGAGCGCGCCGAAGGGCCTGCTGCTCACCGGGGTGCCGGGCTGCGGCAAGAGCCTGTCCGCGGTCTGCGTGGCGAGCATGTGGCGGCTGCCGCTGCTGCGGCTCGACCTGGGCCGGGTGTTCGCCGGGCTGGTCGGTTCCAGTGAGAAGAACATGCGCGCGGTCATCCGCACCGCGGAGGGCATCGCGCCGTGCGTGCTGTGGGTCGACGAGATCGAGAAGGGCCTGGCCGGCGCGGGCGGCGGTGGCGACGGCGGCACCGCGCGCCGGGTGTTCGGCACCTTCCTGTCCTGGATGCAGGAGAAGACCGCGCCGGTGTTCGTGATGGCCACCGCGAACCAGGTCGACTCGCTGCCGCCGGAGTTCCTGCGCAAGGGCCGGTTCGACGAGATCTTCTTCGTCGACCTGCCCTCGGCCGCCGAGCGCGCGGTGATCTGGCGGATCCACCTGCGCAAGCGGGTCACCGACGAGTTCGTCGGCAGCGAGCTGCCGATGACCGACGCGCTGTTCGCCGAACTGGCCGCGTGCAGCGACGGCTACAGCGGTGCCGAGATCGAGCAGGCCGTGCTGTCCGGCCTGGTCGACGCGTTCGCCGAGCAACGGCCGCTGCGCCGGGACGACCTGGTGCACGCGGTGAAGACGACGGTGCCGCTGTCGGTCACCCAGGCCGACGAGATCCTGGCCATCCGGAACTGGGCGCAGACGCGGGCGGTGGCCGCCACCGACGACGGGACCGCCGCCGCACCCGTGCCCGAACCCGTTCCGGTGCCGCCGGAACCGGCTGAGCCACCGCGCGGAAGGACGATCGACGTATGA
- a CDS encoding DUF2997 domain-containing protein translates to MTHRVTVTVGRDGSISAETHGVTGSKCLDYIPLLEDLLDAETVSSEFTEDYRRTSAGVENTANTANQQWNS, encoded by the coding sequence ATGACGCACCGGGTGACCGTGACCGTCGGGAGGGACGGCTCGATCAGCGCCGAGACGCACGGCGTGACGGGATCGAAGTGCCTCGACTACATCCCCCTGCTGGAGGACCTGCTCGACGCGGAGACGGTGTCGTCGGAGTTCACCGAGGACTACCGGCGCACCTCGGCCGGGGTGGAGAACACCGCGAACACGGCGAACCAGCAATGGAACTCCTGA
- a CDS encoding 4Fe-4S single cluster domain-containing protein gives MELLNLHRIVDATLAEGPGLRCAVWTQGCSVRCPGCFNPQTWTTRGGTRLPWREVAEKVLRARDEHGVQGMTLLGGEPFDQPEPLGALATAVRAEGLSVMTFTGHRVEDLRERPSCAELLASTDLLVDGPYLADQPEPSRPWVGSANQRFHFLSDRYDEAVLDAPNRIELRIAPDGSVDLNGFATTEALEALLAPVHERNNR, from the coding sequence ATGGAACTCCTGAACCTCCACCGGATCGTCGACGCCACGCTGGCGGAGGGGCCGGGCCTGCGCTGCGCGGTGTGGACGCAGGGCTGTTCGGTCCGGTGCCCCGGCTGCTTCAACCCGCAGACCTGGACCACCCGGGGCGGCACGCGGTTGCCGTGGCGCGAGGTGGCCGAGAAGGTGCTGCGGGCCCGCGACGAGCACGGCGTGCAGGGCATGACCCTGCTCGGCGGGGAGCCGTTCGACCAGCCGGAACCGCTCGGCGCGCTGGCCACCGCGGTCCGCGCGGAAGGGCTCTCGGTGATGACCTTCACCGGGCACCGTGTGGAGGATCTGCGCGAGCGGCCGTCCTGCGCGGAGTTGCTGGCCTCGACCGATCTGCTGGTGGACGGCCCGTACCTGGCGGACCAGCCGGAGCCGAGCCGCCCGTGGGTGGGTTCGGCGAACCAGCGCTTCCACTTCCTGAGCGACCGCTACGACGAGGCGGTGCTGGACGCGCCGAACCGGATCGAACTGCGGATCGCCCCCGACGGCTCGGTGGACCTGAACGGGTTCGCCACCACCGAGGCACTGGAGGCGCTGCTCGCGCCGGTGCACGAAAGGAACAACCGATGA
- a CDS encoding helix-hairpin-helix domain-containing protein translates to MTERRLGLIEFGKALNDSVSVRGLGELPGGQVSAGRATRGARARLIRNERVLADNLRLGITVRKKFFSSEVEPVTEVGFLKDVFVVVGRRDLGNGDALELYTDEEAPPDTSRQTGMAQVHASYFDEITGVSVQVHQRNGVLREGALVGLLRGGRGGGQPMRVLRLFGPAGPVLELPAGQPGTVLLGFQCEVQPMSGDALVRFDEPEREYLEHREGWAVAHGVSHLPDGTVVAAVEVPEAQKANRLSVGSMVRVLRPAGTTFNERSTVAATGARITSLAKENLVVPVVSGSGVCTVGLSHIDLREGDTVEAYIPAPGSGGGGGMTGPQHLAPPPTPAGGHPGAPFAQGPPTAQGGPAAQGTPFAQGPPTGQGLPTAPGHPSAPGHPTAPGPLAAQGAQTAQSAQTAQAPLTDLNTAPPPELARLPGMTPPRVAKTIELRQRQGGFADVEAFGVAIGLQPHEIVRLRAKATTSRIQHHNTGVRQLDI, encoded by the coding sequence GTGACCGAGCGCAGGCTCGGGCTGATCGAGTTCGGCAAGGCGCTCAACGACTCGGTGTCCGTGCGCGGGCTGGGGGAGTTGCCGGGCGGGCAGGTGAGCGCCGGGCGGGCCACGCGGGGTGCGCGGGCGCGGCTGATCCGGAACGAGCGGGTGCTCGCGGACAACCTGCGCCTCGGGATCACGGTGCGCAAGAAGTTCTTCTCCAGCGAGGTCGAGCCGGTGACCGAGGTGGGGTTCCTGAAGGACGTCTTCGTGGTGGTGGGGCGACGCGACCTCGGCAACGGTGACGCGCTGGAGTTGTACACGGACGAGGAAGCTCCGCCGGACACGAGCAGGCAGACCGGTATGGCGCAGGTGCACGCGTCGTACTTCGACGAGATCACCGGGGTCAGCGTGCAGGTGCACCAGCGCAACGGCGTGCTGCGCGAGGGCGCGCTCGTCGGTTTGCTGCGGGGTGGCCGCGGCGGTGGTCAGCCGATGCGCGTGCTGCGGCTCTTCGGTCCGGCGGGGCCGGTGCTGGAGTTGCCGGCGGGCCAGCCGGGAACGGTGTTGCTCGGGTTCCAGTGCGAGGTGCAGCCGATGTCGGGTGACGCACTGGTGCGGTTCGACGAGCCCGAGCGGGAGTACCTGGAGCACCGGGAGGGCTGGGCGGTGGCGCACGGGGTCAGCCATCTGCCGGACGGCACGGTGGTGGCGGCGGTCGAGGTGCCGGAGGCGCAGAAGGCGAACCGCCTCAGCGTCGGCTCGATGGTGCGCGTCCTACGCCCCGCGGGGACGACTTTCAACGAACGCTCCACGGTCGCGGCGACGGGGGCGCGGATCACTTCGCTGGCCAAGGAGAACCTGGTCGTGCCGGTGGTCAGTGGCTCGGGGGTGTGCACGGTTGGTTTGTCGCACATCGACCTCCGCGAGGGGGACACGGTCGAGGCATACATCCCGGCGCCGGGTAGCGGGGGCGGGGGCGGGATGACGGGCCCGCAACACCTCGCGCCACCGCCGACCCCGGCCGGGGGCCACCCCGGCGCCCCCTTCGCCCAGGGCCCGCCGACCGCGCAAGGTGGCCCGGCTGCGCAAGGCACCCCGTTCGCCCAGGGCCCGCCGACCGGCCAGGGCTTGCCCACTGCTCCGGGCCACCCGAGCGCCCCGGGCCACCCGACCGCGCCCGGACCGCTGGCTGCTCAGGGTGCGCAGACTGCCCAGAGTGCGCAGACTGCCCAGGCGCCACTGACCGATCTGAACACCGCTCCACCACCGGAGCTCGCGCGGCTCCCCGGCATGACCCCGCCCCGGGTCGCGAAAACCATCGAGTTGCGGCAGCGACAAGGCGGCTTCGCCGACGTCGAAGCCTTCGGCGTCGCCATCGGCCTGCAGCCCCACGAAATCGTCCGCCTGCGCGCCAAGGCGACCACCAGCCGAATCCAGCACCACAACACCGGAGTCCGGCAACTGGACATCTGA
- a CDS encoding MerR family transcriptional regulator, which translates to MNDDLYPIGDVARRTGLAVSAIRFYSDEGIVPPAEVTAAGHRRYDLRAIARLELIHTLRELGTGLEEIRRLLDGGTTLPALLTEHLELVERQERELRARRAVLRALAKQHDPAARAALMRELVSMSDEERERLIDEFWADVSSVVPADFAARLSAMRPHLPDDPSAAQLQAWIELADLVRDGRFRDAVRSYLHDTFAVGPGPRMTATPVQEFIHSTGEQLMRQIIAAHHSGLPPESPHARELADRLARETAEACGAAVTPELRERMAAGFLVVGERYREALDDPEYDATHGRYLALVAVINGTAAEPEVDFASLGPWLSAALRLTPAVS; encoded by the coding sequence ATGAACGACGACCTGTACCCGATCGGCGACGTGGCCCGCCGGACCGGGCTGGCGGTCAGCGCCATCCGCTTCTACTCCGACGAGGGCATCGTCCCGCCCGCGGAGGTGACCGCCGCCGGCCACCGGCGGTACGACCTGCGGGCCATCGCCCGGCTCGAACTCATCCACACGCTCCGTGAGCTGGGCACCGGGCTGGAGGAGATCCGGCGGCTCCTTGACGGTGGCACGACCCTGCCCGCTCTGCTCACCGAGCACCTGGAACTCGTCGAGCGGCAGGAGCGCGAGCTGCGGGCCCGGCGGGCCGTGCTCCGGGCGCTGGCCAAGCAGCACGATCCGGCGGCGCGGGCGGCGCTGATGCGCGAACTCGTGTCGATGTCCGACGAGGAACGCGAACGGCTCATCGACGAGTTCTGGGCCGACGTCAGTTCCGTGGTCCCGGCGGACTTCGCCGCGCGGCTCAGCGCGATGCGCCCGCACCTGCCGGACGATCCCAGCGCCGCACAGCTCCAGGCGTGGATCGAACTGGCCGACCTGGTGCGGGACGGCCGGTTCCGCGACGCCGTCCGGTCGTACCTGCACGACACCTTCGCCGTGGGGCCGGGGCCGCGGATGACCGCGACGCCGGTGCAGGAGTTCATCCACTCCACCGGCGAGCAGCTGATGCGGCAGATCATCGCGGCGCACCACAGCGGCCTGCCGCCGGAATCCCCGCACGCCAGGGAACTGGCCGACCGGCTGGCGCGGGAGACCGCCGAGGCGTGCGGCGCGGCGGTCACCCCGGAACTCCGCGAGCGGATGGCCGCGGGATTCCTGGTGGTCGGCGAGCGCTACCGGGAGGCGCTGGACGATCCGGAGTACGACGCCACGCACGGCCGGTACCTGGCGCTGGTGGCGGTGATCAACGGGACGGCGGCGGAACCCGAGGTGGATTTCGCTTCGCTGGGGCCGTGGCTGTCGGCGGCGCTGAGGTTGACACCCGCGGTTTCGTGA
- a CDS encoding epoxide hydrolase family protein — MIKPFRIAIPQADLDDLADRLARTRWPNEVADAGWDYGFPLARLKELAEYWRTGFDWRAQEAELNELPHFTTEIEGQNIHFVHVRSANPDALALVLTHGWPGSFLEFLDLIEPLSRDFHLVIPSIPGYGFSGPTHERGWDVVRIARAWAELMRRLGYERYGAQGGDFGAGISTALGTVAPEHVVGAHVNYLPTRPVEGVEVSKSDEARLETIRHLMANRPPYQALQAATPQTIGYALTDSPVGQLAWIAERFAHWTDPRSQISDDRMLTDISLYWLTATAASSARLHHDTPRGAEPCPVPVGVAVFAHDITLSVRPLAERLYDIRHWSEFERGGHFAAMEVPELLAGDVRAFFRSLAPQAT; from the coding sequence GTGATCAAGCCCTTCCGCATCGCCATCCCCCAGGCCGACCTCGACGACCTCGCCGACCGGCTGGCCCGCACCCGCTGGCCCAACGAGGTCGCCGACGCCGGCTGGGACTACGGCTTCCCACTCGCGCGACTCAAGGAACTGGCCGAGTACTGGCGCACCGGCTTCGACTGGCGCGCGCAGGAGGCCGAGCTCAACGAACTACCGCACTTCACCACCGAGATCGAAGGCCAGAACATCCACTTCGTGCACGTCCGGTCGGCGAACCCCGATGCGCTCGCACTGGTCCTCACCCACGGCTGGCCCGGCTCGTTCCTGGAGTTCCTCGACCTGATCGAGCCGCTGTCGCGTGATTTCCACCTGGTCATCCCGTCCATTCCCGGTTACGGCTTCTCCGGGCCGACCCACGAGCGCGGCTGGGACGTCGTCCGGATCGCGCGTGCCTGGGCCGAGTTGATGCGACGCCTCGGGTACGAGCGCTACGGCGCGCAGGGCGGCGACTTCGGCGCGGGCATCTCGACCGCGCTCGGCACGGTGGCACCGGAACACGTCGTGGGGGCGCACGTGAACTACCTGCCGACGCGCCCGGTCGAGGGGGTCGAAGTGTCCAAATCGGACGAGGCGAGACTGGAGACGATCCGGCACCTGATGGCGAATCGCCCGCCGTACCAGGCATTGCAGGCCGCCACGCCGCAGACCATCGGTTACGCGCTGACCGACTCGCCGGTCGGCCAGCTGGCCTGGATCGCCGAGCGGTTCGCGCACTGGACGGACCCGCGCTCCCAGATCAGCGACGACCGGATGCTCACCGACATCTCGTTGTACTGGCTGACCGCGACCGCGGCCTCGTCGGCGCGGCTGCACCACGACACCCCGCGAGGGGCCGAGCCGTGCCCGGTGCCGGTCGGCGTGGCGGTGTTCGCGCACGACATCACGCTGTCGGTCCGCCCGCTGGCCGAGCGGCTGTACGACATCCGGCACTGGTCGGAGTTCGAGCGCGGTGGCCACTTCGCCGCGATGGAGGTGCCGGAGCTGCTGGCCGGGGACGTCCGTGCCTTCTTCCGGAGCCTTGCCCCTCAAGCTACTTGA